The segment CGTTCACCGCTTTATACGACAACGAAAGCGTTCCGTTTAACTCAAATTGGTACAGCAGCGTTACAATCATTTACGCACGGTACGAATGATGCGCAAAAAGCGATGGGTATTATTACAATGGCATTAATCGCTGCAAACTTACAATCAACAGATGAAGTACAGAGTTGGGTGCGACTTGCCTGTGCCCTTGCAATGGGGATAGGTACTTCAGTTGGTGGTTATAAAATCATCAAAACAGTGGGCGGTAAAATTATGAAAATTCGCCCTGTAAACGGTGTAGCAGCAGATTTAACTTCAGCATCGATTATTTTTGGTGCAACGCTTATTGCATTACCAGTATCCACAACACATGTTATTTCTTCTGCGATAATGGGTGTAGGTGCAGCACAACGCGTAAAAGGTGTAAAATGGGCGATGGCACGTAAAATTGTCATTACATGGTTCATCACATTACCGATTTCGGCTTTAATGGCTGGAATGTTCTATTTTTTATTAAGTTTAATCTTCTAATTGAAAAAACGAGGTTGTCCTATTTTAGGACAACCTCGTTTTCTGCTTTTTTCGGGGAATTGATCAATTTCAAATGAACTACGGTAGAAATGCCGAGAAATGTTCGTGAACGGCTTCAATTGGAATAAATAACCCGACCTTTCCAAATGGGTCGCGCTTACCCGTAGCAAATACGACACCAATGACTTCTCCAGCCTTATTTATTACAGGACTACCGCTATTTCCTTTATAAACGGGCGCATCCATCATAATGACTTCCGTGTCAATCGAGGATGCAGCAGTATAGTCCAACAGTTTCCCTTCATTGGCAATGCCGCTAAAATACAGTGGGTTTCCAATAAAATAAACATGTTCCTTCGCTTCAAATTGGCTCGACTTCGCAAGTTTCAAATATGGAAGCTCTTCACCCTCAATTTTTAATAACGCTAAATCAAATTGTTCGTACGCTTCGACAACCTGGGCTTCATAAATTTGTCCATCCGGGAATGTAACACTAATGGATAAAGCATCATCAATGACATGCTCATTCGTTAATATATAGCCATCTGAAGAAATGCCAAAACCCGTTCCCTTACTATCTTGTGTATTGATTGTCACGACGGCTTTTTTATATGTTTGAATTGTATCCTGCCCTGATAATTGACTGGAAACACGTAAAAATTCAATGGCAGGAATGGAATACATATTAAAAATAACGGCAAATGTATTAAAAACGAGTGAAAGGGCGATTAACCAAACAAAAATCCGCACAATCGGTTTTTGTTTTTTCGATTTTTGGCGTGTTGGGTTTAATCGTTGCTCTCGAGCCTTGGCGAGTGCTTTTTCCTGTTCCTCTAACACGAGTTCTAAAAACTCCTCTTCTGTTAGCTCTTCTTGCTTTGGATTTTCATTCATCAAATTCCCTCCCGTTCCTACTAGTTTAGCAAAAAAATGTGATGAAATTGTGACGAAAATGTTTTTATAATTTTTTTTAGGGTGAAATAAAGTTTGTGAAAAAAATATTATTACAATTAGAAAAATACTTCGTGCAAAATATCACAAATATAACCGTGTTAAATCAACTTTTTATAAATGATAACCCTTACACTTGTTATTTCAATATAATAGATTGTGTAGGTTTTAACAAACTTGATTGTCGTCGAAAAAACCTTTAAAGTGTTGGTATTAATGGTTTAGTTGATGTTTTTTTAACTTTTTTATTAAAATTAAATATTATTGTTGACAAACAAAACGTAAACGAATAACATTCATAAATATAAAGAAAATTCTAAAAATTTGAAAGGATTGATACAAATGGATTTAATGAAAAAATCACTAGAAATGCACGAACACTTTGGAGGAAAGATGGAAATCCGTTCGAAAGTTCCTGTTCAAGACAAATACGACTTAAGTTTAGCTTATTCACCTGGAGTTGCAGCACCGTGCTTAGAAATTGAGAAAAATCCTTCAACGGTGTATGACTATACGATGAAAGGGAATTTAGTAGCCATTGTTACGGATGGTACAGCGGTATTAGGGCTAGGAGATATTGGACCTGAGGCAGCGTTACCAGTCATGGAAGGGAAGGCGTTATTATTAAAACGTTTTGCTAATGTCGATGCTGTGCCAGTGTGCTTAGCAACAAAAGATGTGGACGAAATTGTGCAAGTAGTCAAGGCGATTTCACCTACATATGGTGGGATTAATTTAGAGGATATTTCAGCGCCACGTTGCTTTGAGATTGAGGATCGCTTACGTGCAGAATGTAATATCCCTGTGTTTCATGATGATCAACATGGTACGGCCATTGTAGTAGGGGCAGGGTTGATTAATGCTGTAAAAATTGTGAAGAAAAATGTGAAGGATATGAAAGTTGTTATTAATGGTGCCGGCGCGGCAGGCATTGCCATTTTACGTATTTTAATTCAAATGGGTTATACGAATGTCATTATGTGTGACACAAAAGGAATCATCTATGAAGGGCGTAAAGAGGGGATGAACCCGATTAAAGACCAAGTAGCGAACTTAACAAACCCGTATCAATTACGTGGCAGCTTAAGTGAAGCGTTAGTTGGCGCAGATGTATTTATTGGTGTATCTGTGGCGGATCTTTTAACGGAGGCGCATATTCAATCAATGGCTGCAGATCCGATTATTTTTGCCTTGGCGAACCCGAATCCAGAAGTAACACCAGAAAATGCAAAGAAATGGGGCGCTCGAATTATTGGAACAGGTCGCTCAGATCATGCCAATCAAATTAACAATATGCTAGCATTCCCAGGTATTTTCCGAGGTGCATTAGACGTTCGTGCAACAGATATTAATGAAACGATGAAGTTAGCAGCGGTTGAAGCGATTGCATCATTAGTGACAGAAAAGGAACTGCATGAAGACTTTATCGTGCCAAGCTCAATGGATGAAAGAGTGGCTGGTGTCGTTGCAAAAGCAGTTGGTTCAGCTGCGATTGAATCGGGTGTATCCGTGTTATTCCAACAGCCAGATGTCGTTAAACAAACGCTCGCAATTTAAGAGAAAAAGAAAAGCATTACACAACGTAAAAAAATTACGAAGTGTAATGCTTTTTGAATTTCATGAATGAACTAATTCTTCCGTCAACTGCTCTAATTGTGTAATCATATCACCGATAAATGCGATTGTATCATGCAAAGGTTTTTCCGTTGTAATGTCGACACCTGCCATTTTTGCAAGTTCTACTGGTGTTTTTGTGCCACCCGATTTTAATACGTCAATCCAATCGGCAACAGCATTTTCATCGCCATTTAAAATACGTTGTGACACTTGTGTAGAAATTGTTAAACCAGCAGAGTACGTATATGGATAAAGCCCCATATAATAGTGTGGTTGACGCATCCAAGTGAGCTCAGCACCTTCGTTCACTTCGACTGTATCTCCCCAGAATTGCTCTAATATTTCACGCTTTAATTCATTTAATTTTGGTGCATTCACATTACCACCTGCATCAATGATTTCATACACTTTACGTTGATACGCTGCCTCTAGTAAATGCGTAACGAAATTATGATAATATGTGCGGCTAATGATTGTTGAAATGACCCAACGTTTAAAGCGTGGATCTGTAGAATTTTTTAATAAATGGTTCGCCATTAGCATTTCATTCATTGTTGAAGGTGCTTCAATGAAATATAAAGAAGGGCGAGCGTTAAAAATATTTTGCGCTTCATTTGATAAATAGAAGTGACCTGCATGGCCGAGTTCATGGGCTAGTACAAACACTTCATTCATGCGGCTCGTCCATGAAATTAATACATAAGGGTGCACGCCGTATGGGCTTGAGCAAAAGGCGCCAGTTGATTTTCCTGCGTTTTGAGCAAAGTCAATCCAGCGCTCATCAAATGAACGATCTAGCATATTGCTGTAATCTTCTCCCATCACAGCTAAGCCTTCCTTCATATATTGACGTGACTGTTCTACTGTAATTTTCGGTTCAAATGTAGGGTCTAAAGAAATTTTTAAATCTGCAAACGTCATTTTTTCAAGTTGATGCGTTTTTTGTAAAAGTTTTGCATAACGGCGCATATGCGGTGCTAGCTCGTTCATAATTAAATCGATTTGACGATCATATAACGTACGATCGACCTCTTGCGATTGAAGCAAAGAATCAAATATCGTAGGATAGCCACGTAAATCTGATTTCGTTTTCTCCATTTTTAAATGGGTATTGTATGTTTTCGCCGTTGTATGTTGGTAGTCGCTTAATTTCGTATAAAAAGCATCGAATGCTGCATGACGCTTAGTTGTATCGGATTCAAGCTCCCAATCCCCCTCGAATGAATTATAGCTCAGCGGGAATTGTTCGCCGTCTACTTCGAAATGAGGGAAATTCATATCTACTAGCTTTGTTGTATTGTAAAGTTCATACGGAGCGCTAAATGATGCGCCGAATGCTGCCAACGCTTTTTCAGCTTCTGGATGCAATTGATATGGCTTTTGAATAAGTAGCTTGTCGATATAATTCGCAAAAGTTGGATTTAATTCCTGTGCTTCTTTTAGAATCGCTTCATCCAACGCGAGTAAATCACTTTTTACGAATGATAATTTCGTCGCAATTGTTGCCGCAAGTTGACCAACTTTTGCCGCGCGCATTTGATGGTCAGAGTTTGTTTGTTCCACGCTATGTGAAAGATTAGCATATGTCCCGATTTTCACTAACATTTCGTTCATTGTTTCATTTGCTGCGATAGCTTTCACAACACTTTGAGCATCTGTAATGTTACCTGTTAATGTTGTTACAGCTTGATCGACATACGATTCTACTTCACGAATTGCATCTTCAAAGGCTTGTTCACTGTTAAAAATATCCTCTAAATTCCAAGTTTCATCAATCGCTACTTCATTACGTTGAATTGTTGACATATGCCATTCCCTCCTATATTCCGATGTTCGAAGTAAATCGTACCATATTTCTGAATATTTAGGAAGAAGGCATTTGGGAAATGGGCATTTATTTGGTACGATATGAAGAAATAAGTTGGATGAAAAGAGTGATCTTATGGGAAAAATCGGAAATTGTAGCCTTATATTAGAAGGTGGGACATTTCGTACAGTATATACTGCAGGAGTTTTAGATGCATTAATGGAAGAAGAGATTTTTATGCCTTACATCGCGGCAATTTCAGCGGGGGCGATTAATGCGGTATCCTATATGTCCAATCAGCCAGAGCGCACTTTGAATGTATTGACGAAGTA is part of the Solibacillus sp. FSL K6-1523 genome and harbors:
- a CDS encoding inorganic phosphate transporter, whose amino-acid sequence is MNTLLIITVLVVIFALAFDFINGFHDTANAIATSVSTRALKPRVAILMAAVMNFVGAITFVGVAKAVASGIVDPFSLNAFEGDVTGSVVILAALCSAITWNLLTWYFGIPSSSSHTLIGSIAGAAVASAGMNILNYSGFLKILQALIISPILALTLGFIVMKIFKVIFQRSPLYTTTKAFRLTQIGTAALQSFTHGTNDAQKAMGIITMALIAANLQSTDEVQSWVRLACALAMGIGTSVGGYKIIKTVGGKIMKIRPVNGVAADLTSASIIFGATLIALPVSTTHVISSAIMGVGAAQRVKGVKWAMARKIVITWFITLPISALMAGMFYFLLSLIF
- a CDS encoding S1C family serine protease encodes the protein MNENPKQEELTEEEFLELVLEEQEKALAKAREQRLNPTRQKSKKQKPIVRIFVWLIALSLVFNTFAVIFNMYSIPAIEFLRVSSQLSGQDTIQTYKKAVVTINTQDSKGTGFGISSDGYILTNEHVIDDALSISVTFPDGQIYEAQVVEAYEQFDLALLKIEGEELPYLKLAKSSQFEAKEHVYFIGNPLYFSGIANEGKLLDYTAASSIDTEVIMMDAPVYKGNSGSPVINKAGEVIGVVFATGKRDPFGKVGLFIPIEAVHEHFSAFLP
- a CDS encoding NAD(P)-dependent malic enzyme; its protein translation is MDLMKKSLEMHEHFGGKMEIRSKVPVQDKYDLSLAYSPGVAAPCLEIEKNPSTVYDYTMKGNLVAIVTDGTAVLGLGDIGPEAALPVMEGKALLLKRFANVDAVPVCLATKDVDEIVQVVKAISPTYGGINLEDISAPRCFEIEDRLRAECNIPVFHDDQHGTAIVVGAGLINAVKIVKKNVKDMKVVINGAGAAGIAILRILIQMGYTNVIMCDTKGIIYEGRKEGMNPIKDQVANLTNPYQLRGSLSEALVGADVFIGVSVADLLTEAHIQSMAADPIIFALANPNPEVTPENAKKWGARIIGTGRSDHANQINNMLAFPGIFRGALDVRATDINETMKLAAVEAIASLVTEKELHEDFIVPSSMDERVAGVVAKAVGSAAIESGVSVLFQQPDVVKQTLAI
- the pepF gene encoding oligoendopeptidase F, which encodes MSTIQRNEVAIDETWNLEDIFNSEQAFEDAIREVESYVDQAVTTLTGNITDAQSVVKAIAANETMNEMLVKIGTYANLSHSVEQTNSDHQMRAAKVGQLAATIATKLSFVKSDLLALDEAILKEAQELNPTFANYIDKLLIQKPYQLHPEAEKALAAFGASFSAPYELYNTTKLVDMNFPHFEVDGEQFPLSYNSFEGDWELESDTTKRHAAFDAFYTKLSDYQHTTAKTYNTHLKMEKTKSDLRGYPTIFDSLLQSQEVDRTLYDRQIDLIMNELAPHMRRYAKLLQKTHQLEKMTFADLKISLDPTFEPKITVEQSRQYMKEGLAVMGEDYSNMLDRSFDERWIDFAQNAGKSTGAFCSSPYGVHPYVLISWTSRMNEVFVLAHELGHAGHFYLSNEAQNIFNARPSLYFIEAPSTMNEMLMANHLLKNSTDPRFKRWVISTIISRTYYHNFVTHLLEAAYQRKVYEIIDAGGNVNAPKLNELKREILEQFWGDTVEVNEGAELTWMRQPHYYMGLYPYTYSAGLTISTQVSQRILNGDENAVADWIDVLKSGGTKTPVELAKMAGVDITTEKPLHDTIAFIGDMITQLEQLTEELVHS